The segment TTCTGGATAGTGCCGGGCCACCGAGCCAGCGAGCCACCGAAAAGGAACGCAAAACATTAGACATTGAATTTTATGAGGGTTTTTTCGTTatcttttttcatttctgtGTGACAAGTGTTATAGGACACACTTGGGGGAGTAGGAGTAGTATCGCAATGGCACACGCCATATGCAGCAAGGCATTTTCGAATGGGAATAAGGTTGGTTAAAAAAATGTCGTAAGTAGTAGCTATTTttagaggttttttttattaattgacAGCTGGCAATTATTCAGGTACGTATATGAGAAGATATTGCGATAACAATTGTTTGAAATTACGctcaattaattaaaactcTCTTTTAGCCAGCTAAAACTGTTGTATGTCTGTTGCATTAACAAATTATCGAAACATCCTTCTCGGACCGTTCCTcctgcattaaaaaaaatatcaaaacactatttcaaaacaaattttagcATTTTCCATTGTAGCAGATCCAAATTTCGATACTTCATTCCCATGAACATACATATAGAAATGAACTTTTACTGTAACCACGCCCACTTTCTCGCGGCAATATATGTCCATGAGTACATGTCCCCGCTTGCGGAATGAATCGCATGAAAACAACACAGCGCGCATGTTAGATGCAAGTGGCCGATATAACGATTTTTCGACAGGAATTAAGGCTGTAGGGTCGGACTTCCGGATttccgatggtggtggtggtagtagaaGATGATGGACTGACAAAGAGTGTTTACATTAGATTTGCTTGCTGCTGTGAGAGAAAGAGTTGTTGACTAACCTACAAAAGCAGCCATCGGATTTTTATCGTTAGAAGATCTACCAAACGTATCCTTTTTTGGTGTTGTCTTTCCCAAAAGCCGCTTCTTTGGCTGTGTGAATTCCAAGATGGTGGGGATAAGGCTCCCCTCGTTTCACGAACTCCCATTCGCTCGCCATCGGTGCCAGATCGCGAGGTGGGGGTAGTGAGAGATTCCAGTAGCAGGCGCACGAGATCGCATCAGCTCGGCGCCATTGTCGGCAGTAGCTACGGGCGTGAGTGAGATGCCCCTACACTGCCACTAGCAGTGTGTGATTTTTACtgacactacacacacacacacacatacacacacacacacacacacacacacacacacacacacacacacacacacacaaatactgCGACACCTTTGGACAGCCTAGAAGGATTATTTGTTGGAGCTGCTAGATCTGCAGGACATGCTGGGTATGACGTGATTGTTTAGtatggtttaaaaaaagaaacaaacaacaacaatcggTTTAATGTCAGACCGGTGCACTGGAAAACCACCACTGGAAAACGTAAAAAGGGTGACTACGCCCCCGAACTAACCCCGAACGATCGCAAGGATTGATGACCTACACCTCCCTTCTCCCCCAACTCCCTCCACACCAGTCCCATGTTGTGTACTATGTGTCGCCATCGTTTTAAACAGCGCATTCGTGCCCTTTGCTCCGGTTCTAGTAGTGGTGATGGGTCGGCACCATAGGGGAAGGGGGTAAGATTCGCGCGTGCGTATGTGTTTGAGCGGATGCAGCGTTGGCAGCGGCGAGCCAAACGTCCCAGCACACAGTATCACGGCGGCAGCGTGGTTGAGATATATCGTGTCGTATGTGCTGTTCCCGCGGGTCATCGTCAGCATCATCATACAGTGTACACTCGCCGAAAAGTGTTTCTTCCGCGCGGAACCGCGACAAACTCACACAGATAACTTCGGTCCAATGAAGTGCGCTTACTCCGCATTCATGTCCCCGTAAAAATCACACTAATCAGTCGTCAGTTGTCTTCCGGTAAGCCTTTCCGAAACGTCATCCTTCTGGCCAATAACGGCTTGGATGGAACCGGTACTGCCGTAGGCAGCTTAAGGCAGGTAAAGGTCAGCCACGCCACGCCGGAACAATGCTAGTGCCGCAGGACATGGTAACCGTGCAGTCGAAGACGATCTTCCAAATCAACAAGTACTACGCGGAGAAGGTACAGGTGCGCATGGGCAACATCGCCCTAGTGCTGCGCGAGATCTGCAAGATCGTTCAGGAGGTGCTGCGTGAGGTGGAGGTACAGGAGCCTAGATTTATCTCTAGCCTGGTCGAATGCAATGGAAGGTAAGTTGAAGAGCTTGTCACTTCTTGTCTCGGAAGTCCTAGATTGGGAGATGGCTTTAAAGCTGACGCAAAATATGGACATAACCCTACTTTTTCAGATACGAAGGTCTGGAAGTAATCTCGCCGACGGCATTCGAGGTAGTACTCTACCTGAACCAGATGGGAGTATTCAACTTTGTGGACGATGGGTCACTGCCAGGCGCAGCAGTGCTAAAGCTTAGCGACGGTCGCAAACGCTCCATGTCGTTGTGGGTCGAGTTCATCACCGCGTCCGGCTATTTGTCCGCCCGGAAGATCCGGTCCCGGTTTCACACGCTTGTCGCCCAAGCAGTTGAGAAGTGCCCTTACCGGGACATGGTGAAGCTGGTGCCCGACACGACGGAGGTGAAGCTGCGCATCCGCGAACGGTACACCGTCCAGATTACACCCGCCTTCAAGTGTACCGGCATCTGGCCGAGGTCGGCTGCCCATTGGCCCATTCTCAACATACCTTGGCCCCACCCGGCCCTGGTTGCGGAGGTCAAGACGGAGGGGTTCGATTTGCTTTCGAAGGAGAGCGTTATCCTGCAGGGCAAGAACGCGAACGTTGAGGGTGACGCCTGGCTGCTACACTTTACCGAGGCGGAGAATCGGTTGCTGCAGGGCGGATACCGGAAGCGGTGCCTCAGCATCCTGAAGACGCTGTGCGACCGGCATCTAGAATTGCCCGGTGTACCAATCGGGTATTACCATCTTAAGACGCTGTTGTTGTACGAGTGTGAGAAGCACCCGCGCGAAACGGAGTGGGATGCAGGCTGCGTCGCCGATCGGTTGAATGGGATCTTCCTACAGCTCATCTCTTGTCTGCAATGTCGCCGTTGCCCGCACTACTTTCTGCCCAGTCTTGACCTGTTCAAGGGCAAATCGCCGTCGGTTTTGGATAATGCTTCCAAACACGTGTGGCGGCTCTGTCGGGACATTCTGACAAGCAGTAAAGCTTTCGATCGACTGTAATCGCCAGCAGAAAGTGGTGGACGACCAAAGGATCAGAGACCATATCAGAGCATGAATTGACAAGATTCAATAGCTAAATCAAACCAAGTTTGAATGATCTTGTCAGAGAGCAAACGTGTATATGAACGGTATACGAATGATGATATAGAGACGAGCTCGGCGGATGGTTGTAATCGACTAATCGTTGAGCAATAGAGATGACATCGTTTGCTTGATTTAGTTTGTTCTAAGAATTATGTCAACATTATTCTTTAGTCAATGGTCTAAAGTTAAATTTGAAACAAAGCTGCGGTCACCATACAACTGGCAAGCAACTGCATTAGATCACGGCCTAAGTGCACGGGGTGTAGAAGACGTAGTCCAGTGAACGCAGTGTATGATTCGTTTCGCTTTGCTTAGTCCCATCTTTTCTGTGACATCTTTGTTAGAGGGTGCTGTTTCTATTTCTAATCCGAAATAAACGTATAAACAATTCGTGACATTCGTGTGTGTGATATTTGCAAGCATCATGTTATTAATGTTGCTGTGTTTGCGATTGTTAGTCAGCTTTTTATGCTAGAAGACACAGAACAAGTGCTTTAAttatttgcttaaaaaaattgctttatatatatatatatatatatatatatatatatatatatatatatattatatatatatatatatatatatatatatatatatatatatatatatatatatatatatatatatatatatatatatatatatatatatatatatatatatatatatatatatatatatatatatatatatatatatatatatatatatatatatatatatatatatatatatatatatatatatatatatatatatattttttttttttttttttttattgtattgaacaacaaaaagctatgaaaaccaaaacaaaaggaacAAACATGAATAAACATTGGCTCTCttaagctttatttataaataataggGAGAGgggcgaaaacaaaacatgaacctgTAAAATAGAGTAGAGGTTATAGGTAAATTAAATAGTGTTGATTATTATAATTAGTGTGGGTTCGGGCCACCataaaaaatattgctttGAAGTTTATACACgatttgtaatattttattatgatGACACAGGGTGTGCAAACTGCAAaagaaatttacatattttattaaaagttCCTCCTCCGACGTGACATTACACAGATTATGTATATCTATTCGGATATAGCGGTCGATATAGATTTAAACCAGCTTCgaaattttatatatatatatattttatatatatatatataaaaaagcgatatatatattttatatatatatatttaaagCATTacgatgacagctccacagcatgcttgcaaaattcctCAGAACGAACAGAATAGAACGATTGCAACATTCCCTCAACCCTGGTGTGAAACAATCCCTGGGTTCGGCAAACGTTTTGACTAGCAGAGCAAATTTCTACAAAAAAGTTCATAGAGTTTTACGTCAAGAGCCAATTAGATAAAAcaatagtatttttttaaagttctATGAAACATACGAACGGCAAAGAACCGCAATTTTGACAGCAAAGAACCGCATGCGGCTCGCGAGCTGCACTTTGCCGATTGAGCTATTCCATTATATGACTCGAAACACTGTAAGTGAAATCGCTCGGAAAACTCAACAACCACAGAAACACTCACAGAATCAGCATAAACCTACCCTATTTGTAACGCTGTACGGCACCTGTTTGAGTTCCAAAAACTCAACTAGCAGGACGAGCTTGTTGtgaaaacaacattaaaatTGGCGCAAAAAAATTAACTAGCTACAATATTTTTTACTGACATCACGCAACAAACTTTAACTAAGCTAAATGTGTTGTGCGTTCTCAAATGTATTTTTGGGCTCTTTATGTATTATATATGGCTTGACTTAAGTGATAGGGTAATATTAATACTATATGTTATGACGACTATGCTTGGTCAACTACAATTGCATTAAACAATATAACCGTAATACAATAACTAACTGATATTTTTTGACGAGAACCATTTTTTTGGAGTTATAtgtgattgaaaaataaaataaaatatttttatttaatctttAAAGTAGTTCACGAAGTGTGCAACTACCGTGTTTGGTTCGTGCGATTTTCCTGTTTGTATCTATCCTCGTATTGTTTTCGTATGTCTCGAATAAAATTCTGATGCAAAGAATAAGTGCTTCATCCACAAAGGACTGAACACCCTAAAGCTGGCCAATTTTCTCTATACAAACATTCAATTATCTCGACCTCCCGCCGTGATGGCCCGTACTTAATCGTATTAATTAATGCCACATTCCAGCACAAATAATGATATCAAGTGGGCACGCGGGCTCTGCTTTTAAAACGAACCGAGCATGTTAAcctataacaaaaaaacaaaaaatgacaccCTTgctatgtgtgtttttggttgtGGAATAACTGGACGTTTAATTGCTGTTTTGTATtaaattacagggttttccaagctacttcaatgttgaaactgaaaatttcaaccacGTTAAACGAATGCTGATGGCTGCACGGGTGATTTCAAGTCTGAAAAgccagttcaatacaaaaagttttgttttcaaaatcgtTATACTATTTTTCAATATCGGTATAAGCCATTTCAATCTGTCAGTTTGGCGGGCTCTCTTGTTGATAAGGTAAGGTGAGAGCGAGAAGGGATGTAAATCGatgaagaaagagaaagaagataAACTATATAAAAGAAAAGACAACACACCCACATAAAAATTTAACTGCCACCCTTGTTTCGGGCCCGGTTGACCGCACAGGCTacggaccccccccccccccccacacacacacacacacacacacacaaacacacttgtgTCACATGTCCATcataaaaaacatacacaatgGTTTAACTACGAGTTGATGGTATTTTTCAGTTTGTTGCAGAAAAACTATAATTAAACACTCATACAAACCAGCGTTAAAAATggataaataatgaaaaattgaaataccTCAACGGAATAGGGCGAcggaataaataaaataacaaaatcatTACAAAAAAGCTTTGTATCTGCATTTTGGTAGGAAATGTATAGTGGTTTGTGACCTGCATTGAGAATTAAGCCAGCGAGGACTTTTGCAATCTAAATGACGGAGTGGCTTTTATTACAAGCTTTCATAGTTGCAGGTAACCCATGCGAGAAGTCTCAGATGCAAACTTTGCGCAGTCATAAATTTGctctttcttgtttgcctAACGACCCTCACTGattcattaaatatttatccGTCTGTTCTCCTTATTAGTAAATTTATTCAAGTATTCTGAATATTTTTAATCCCTTTAAGTTCCATTTCACAAGCAACAATAgtcaacttcttcttctaacACAGAATATGAGTGCCGAGCAAAGAGGCCACTGAGACAGGCAGAATGCTTGAAGCACTACCTAGCCGACGTGCCtgcctcgaaagtcattcgtCCCATTGCTGTTGCTTGTCTGGCAATATTCATCATACGCCTCAGGCGTATGACTTTGTATGCGACTGGGCAGGCGCAAGTTATCACATTTTAATCGACCCTACTGACATACCACACGCACTTGGGGAGCGCCTGCGACAACTCTCTGGAGGCACGCTCGCATCAACAAGTTTGCGCGCGTACCATGTCGGGTCCGTTACATTTAATAATGTTATTGATATCCTGACGACGCGTTTTGCATACGCGGGTAGCGCGATGGTCGATGATAAACTGCTTTTGTTACAAATTAAATATGTGCATGGAAGTATTATATCAATAAGAATAACTTAAGTAATATTTCTGAAATTGCAAAAAACGAAGGAATAAGACAAATAACAAGAGATCTTTGAAAACTGCATACATTGTCAATAAATAAGCAAATGCCAACAGATACATATAGTACATAAGCTAAAAAACTAAGGTAAAGTAAACGTCTTCAAAAATGTAAGAAACATAGACTTAACATAGAGCTAAGCATTAACCTCATCAAAGCTTAAGTGTGGTAGCGAAAATGAATACAGGCGACCCTCGAGATTCGAATGACTCGAGTTACGAGGATTCGTAGATATGGCGATTTCGATGTTGACAGTTTACAGTTGTCATTTAGATGAAATtgatcttctttttcttcttctttggcacaacaaccgctgtcggtcaaggcctgcctagTACCCCCTctggtgaagtgagcttggttttcagtgacttattgttaccatagcaggatagtcagtcctacgtatgggggcatggTCTATTcaagacttgaacccatggcgggcatgttgttacgtcgtacgagttgacgactgtactaccaCACCGGCCCCCAGACCCCAGATGAAATTGATACATTATATTAATTTCTTACCGATAAACGTCACACATTTATGAAGATTCCCCAACTTCATAATAGTAAGGAAGTAGATTAAATTAGAAAAGACGAAATCCGCGAAAGCGTGAATGAAAtataaattgataaataaatgttttagTCACTTGTTGTGTAAACCTCACTTGTCGTCACCagctttgatgatgatgatgattttagcttttttttttgcttttatctcTTTCTATAGCATATAGCATTGAGACACGCGCGCGAAAAATAGTATATATAATTTGATAACTTTCCTGGGGGTAGTGGTCTGGTCCAATGCAACCCGAAACGTGAATCGTCATAAATTGTACAGTAACGGAATAAGGAAAAAGTACGCTGTGAGATAGTTTTGAAAGTGGTTCTCTATCGCCATTAGTTGGTTGTAGGTTGAACCGGCTATACAAGAGAAACGAAAGCAGGTACCATGTATTGAGACCGACCATGACTGCTTCATAAAGAGGAGAAGAAAGAAGTTTTGTAGCCACCACGTTCTTGAAATACTTACTTGCCTTATGATTTGATTATTTGCATAATTACTAATTTACAACAACACAATTATCGATAAGATACAATCGTTCCTCTCAATACTATATCGGGGTAAGAGGTGGGACTCATCATCATAAAAAAACTACCCTaacttgaaaatttatgtagtgtaaacaacttttgtaataaaattaacACATTATCGAAAACTGTTTTAGTTAAAACACACAATATCTTAGGATACGGttataaaatatgtatttacaGTTATTCAACATACGAGCTTTTCGCCTTGCACCCTTGCATTGAGACCTTTTTTCAGTCTCAAATATAGTCATGTCTCGGGAATTTCTTGTATATAAATATAGAATTGCGATAAAAAATACTAAAGCAATATTTAAAGAACATACAAAAATTACAAGATTTAATTCAAACCCTCAATGCACAGTTaggaaaaaataggaaaagaTGCCGGGATAAAACTGTGCGGCTCGGGTACTCATCAAATGAAATATGAAATCGCGTAAACATGTGGTTATTGTTTAAATTCGgcatgttattgtttttcctATACATtgtttaaatcatttaaatcgCGAAAATAGTGTATTTTTTCCTTATAAAAAAGCAATACGTCATAACTTCCGTGGTCGCGCTCGGGCGCACTTAGTTTTTGCGCCAACTAA is part of the Anopheles gambiae chromosome X, idAnoGambNW_F1_1, whole genome shotgun sequence genome and harbors:
- the LOC1270524 gene encoding protein mab-21-like; its protein translation is MLVPQDMVTVQSKTIFQINKYYAEKVQVRMGNIALVLREICKIVQEVLREVEVQEPRFISSLVECNGRYEGLEVISPTAFEVVLYLNQMGVFNFVDDGSLPGAAVLKLSDGRKRSMSLWVEFITASGYLSARKIRSRFHTLVAQAVEKCPYRDMVKLVPDTTEVKLRIRERYTVQITPAFKCTGIWPRSAAHWPILNIPWPHPALVAEVKTEGFDLLSKESVILQGKNANVEGDAWLLHFTEAENRLLQGGYRKRCLSILKTLCDRHLELPGVPIGYYHLKTLLLYECEKHPRETEWDAGCVADRLNGIFLQLISCLQCRRCPHYFLPSLDLFKGKSPSVLDNASKHVWRLCRDILTSSKAFDRL